The genomic interval agaataaaactaaaaaggCCTTTCATATTTTTGTACTATGCTACCTTATAGTAGATGAAACACTAGGCAGGGCAAAAAAActgtttcattttcaaaaaaaaaaaaattgtttaatttggtCATATTTTAGTTgtcagtttaaagcagaaatggtgggtggtgagcttctgccgtCATCGGCATGTATGCACAGCTTACGTATCGATATttagcacatacttaccttgtgcagTCGCCCTGGACCGGTCACTGCCGCATCCTATGAAGGTGCCATCTTCACTGCCAGCTCGACTGCAGACTTCCCAGCTCTGTGTGTGCATGCACCTGGATGAATGTTTTGTAATTCTGGCAAAGCCAGTCAACATTGCTGAGGATTGTGTCTAGACGGAAGTAAAATAGGAAGATGGCAATACCCTGCAATGCTATAGGTAAAAGCAAGATGTGTGGGGTTAGACTCATTTTAAGGCTGATACCTGGTCATGTTTAGGTACTTGCACTGCCAATGGTGTATTGGTTATTTTAGAACTGCATTACCATGTGTGTTTTTACCTGGgctgagttcagctttaggcacAGATGGGAGCTTCACCTCTTTTACCTACTGATTGGTTGTATTATTTTTGCAGATGTGGTTGCTACAGACAAGGAAGAAGAAGCCTTCAGAGACCTTGATGTTGCTGTCCTGGTGGGCTCCATGCCAAGGAGAGAAGGAATGGAAAGAAAGGACCTGTTGAAGGCCaatgttaaaatctttaaatcaCAAGGTGCCGCTTTGGACAAATTTTCCAAGAAAACTGTTAAGGTAATGCTTACTAAAAAGGTGATTCCATTTGTAAAGTGACAAACCCATTGCGCTCAGTTTAGCTACATTTTAAGAGCTCAGTCAAGTTAACCGTACACACTAGATTATAGTGAGCTGATGCAAAAAATCCTGTATTTGAGTTCTGGTGGCTTCTGAATATGTACGGGTCAAAGTGGAATGTGTATTAATGTGTGACTGTCCCAAGTCCGTAGCTACCTTAAAACAAAACTAAGTTCCTGGTTGAGTATATACGTCTCTTAGCATAATGTGATGAACACCATAATGGAAGTATATTTGTACTTTGACACTTGCCTTGAAGCCTGCCTTCTTCGAGGGAAAACTATTAGGaaattacagcttttttttttttttattgttttgaaggTAATTGTggtgggtaatcctgcaaacacAAACTGCTTGACTGCACTGAAATCTGCTCCATCCATCCCAAAAGAGAATTTCAGCTGCTTGACCCGTCTAGATCATAACAGGGCAAAAGCTCAGGTAAGTGCTATTGGGCTTTAATTTGCCTTTTATACACTAAAGCTGATTATTCAACAATATCAAACCAGGAGGGCCCTATAACAATGATGCTAGAAGATCAGATTGTACAGTGTGTAAATTGTTTAGGTTTAGCCTCTCAGttttggaaaattacatttaaattatagtGTATGATCTGCCTAATCCATCTATTACTTGGAGGTAATTCACTGTAAAGATGTGTAAACAAGACACAAGCTTTTATTTTCAGGTGTTAATGCCAGACAGCATttcctatgtaaaaatattttacaagcagAACTTTGAGCCATTCACATCAGTCCCTCAAAGAGTTGTAATAtcataaagtcttttttttttaactgcagattGCAAATCGCTTGAAGGTAGCAAATGATGATGTTAAGAATGTGATCATCTGGGGAAATCACTCCTCTACCCAGTACCCTGATGCTAGTCATGCTGTTGTCAAACTACAAGGAAAGGAAGTGCCAGTGTTTGAAGCAGTGAAGGATGACAGCTGGCTGAAAGGAGAATTCATCACCGTAAGAAAAATGGTTTACATCTTACTTGTATAACTCTGTGTAAAAATACACAACACGGATGCTGTTGTAAGGAAGGGACTTCTTAAATGTACCATACATTCACATATAATTCTTGTGTATAAACATACCTAAAATGCACTAttctgcatatttatattttgtcaaaTTTATTCGTAAACGGGTTAATAGGCATTGCCAAAACTTTCCTTTAATGTGACCCTTTGCCCAGAACTTAttaagtgtatgtatatattaaactgtatttataaatattactcatcacatacattaaataggggttgaaaatgactgaCTATAAATCCAGGTCAGGGTCAAGCAGACCCTACCCAACATCACCCAATAGGAGGGTAAATTTAGTACTCCAGGTGTTCTTTTGCaatgaaaagcttttatttttgtaattttattctaattttaattgtgtgtttttatctCTCCTAGACTGTTCAACAGCGTGGTGCTGCTGTTATTGCAGCAAGAAAGTTATCCAGTGCAATGTCTGCTGCCAAAGCCATCTGTGATCATATTAGAGACATTTGGTTTGGAACCCCCGAGGTAAATTAAGTTCTTAATTTGCACAGAGACTAGCCccctaacaataataaatatttaagccTACTAAGAAACGCCAAAGAGAATTACAGTACATTATCTCCATGTTCATAataatggaataaatattttatcatgcgACTGTGGACAAACAGCATTTActgcatataaaataacatttgtgcATAAAGGgtatgttcagacctgctttgtAAAAATGTGACTGCTAATCGCTCCTGCATATTAAGCTTTACACTGTAGCTGTTTATTCTGGCTttttaaatgcctgaaaaagctgtgtgggtgtttttttatataaatagaactTAATTTTGGAACATTTTCAATGTCTGCTTGCTTTAACTATTTTAGTATAAGTATTTtataagaatttatatttttttaaggttgaTACTTAAGGATATTTTTGGTtgctttataatttaaattttttaatatttgagtaTCCAAATTATGTTTTGCTTTTCTCTCTACAGGGGCAATATGTATCTATGGGTGTTGTGTCTGATGGAAACTCCTACGGTGTGCCCAGTGAACTTGTTTACTCATTCCCTGTGGTAATCAAGGTAATGGTGGCATTTAAAATCTATTGTGTAAAAGGGCTACtttattttatctgaattttGAATGAATCTCGCTCTGTAGCAAAAGCTTTTCATGTGGATAGTATTTTGAAATGTGCACTGCTGGATGTTTATGTACTGCACTGAGTAGGGACTCCCCCGCCCTTATGTcgctttggggagatttcctgtTAAATCATAAGAATCCTTTTTAACTGAAACAAAGGAATACCAActcttgtggaaaaaaaaatgctaagagGGTTTGCATCAATCGACCTGAAGATTAAGCAAAATAAATCGCTTGGATTTTTTGTTTACATAGCTTTCATTTGCTACATGGGTCGTTACAGAGCAATAGGAAAGCACAAACATTAATTTCATTTTGTAAGCTACTAGTCCCATCAGGCCACCAAGTAACTGAGATGAACAaagctaaatgttttaaattccgTGTTTGTGCAACTGGTCCCCCGAAAATTCATTACCATAATGTGCAGTTTATGGCATACTTGGCTTGTGTTTAATTCTCTAGCTCAGTTGCTGATTGGACATTTTTCTCCTGGACCCACATGCTTCTTTGGTCAACTGGTCAACAGTGGATGTAATTGCCTC from Pyxicephalus adspersus chromosome 4, UCB_Pads_2.0, whole genome shotgun sequence carries:
- the MDH1 gene encoding malate dehydrogenase, cytoplasmic produces the protein MVQPIRVLVTGAAGQIAYSLLYGIAKGDVFGKDQPLELVLLDITPMMGVLGGVVMELQDCALPLLKDVVATDKEEEAFRDLDVAVLVGSMPRREGMERKDLLKANVKIFKSQGAALDKFSKKTVKVIVVGNPANTNCLTALKSAPSIPKENFSCLTRLDHNRAKAQIANRLKVANDDVKNVIIWGNHSSTQYPDASHAVVKLQGKEVPVFEAVKDDSWLKGEFITTVQQRGAAVIAARKLSSAMSAAKAICDHIRDIWFGTPEGQYVSMGVVSDGNSYGVPSELVYSFPVVIKDKSWKIVDGLKIDDFSREKMDLTAKELQDEKDTAFEFLNIA